The following coding sequences are from one Kallotenue papyrolyticum window:
- a CDS encoding NUDIX hydrolase codes for MELDFDPRALRQRLSDPANDGLWMRAQLLPRFAEDGRPRPTAPPAGAQPRPGAVLVLLYPHHGAITLPLTVRNADLPTHSGEVSLPGGRYEATDGDLSRTALREAWEELAIPMAAVELWTQLTPVWIPVSNFQITPFVGWSAQRPAFGPALEEVAEVIEAPLRLLLDPATLQQEERVIRGQRMHIPFFALGGHKVWGATALVLAEVVGKLISR; via the coding sequence ATGGAACTAGACTTCGATCCACGCGCGCTGCGCCAACGGCTGAGCGATCCCGCCAACGACGGGTTGTGGATGCGCGCGCAGCTGCTGCCGCGCTTTGCCGAGGACGGCCGACCCCGTCCCACCGCACCACCCGCGGGCGCGCAACCGCGTCCGGGCGCGGTGTTGGTGCTGCTCTACCCCCACCATGGCGCGATCACCCTGCCGCTGACCGTGCGCAACGCCGATCTGCCCACGCACTCCGGCGAGGTGTCGCTGCCCGGTGGTCGCTACGAAGCGACAGACGGCGATCTGAGCCGCACCGCGCTGCGCGAAGCCTGGGAGGAGCTGGCGATCCCGATGGCGGCAGTGGAGTTGTGGACCCAGCTCACACCGGTCTGGATCCCGGTGAGCAACTTCCAGATCACGCCCTTTGTGGGCTGGAGCGCGCAGCGACCCGCCTTTGGCCCGGCGCTGGAGGAGGTTGCCGAGGTGATCGAAGCGCCGCTGCGCCTGCTGCTCGACCCGGCCACCCTGCAGCAGGAGGAGCGCGTGATCCGCGGACAACGCATGCATATCCCCTTCTTTGCCCTGGGCGGGCACAAGGTGTGGGGCGCGACCGCGCTGGTGCTGGCAGAGGTGGTGGGGAAGCTCATTAGTCGCTAG
- the metH gene encoding methionine synthase → MTHTKDSPYLAALAERVLIYDGAMGTSLDRYPLTVADFGGEQYHGNRDYLAWTRPDIIQAIHRSFMEAGADVLETNTFQSTRLRLAEWGLAERTHELNRNAACIARAVADEYAARDGRPRFVAGSMGPTGKLPSSDDASLSDVTFDELAETYREQAVALIEGGVDVLLVETSFDILEVKAALDGIRQARAQTGRWDVAVQAQVVLLPETGRMLLGTDIAAVIATLEAMPVDVIGLNCSTGPEHMRDAIRYLTQHSRLPISCIPNAGLPTEVDGETVYPLDPETFARILGEFVAEYGVNVVGGCCGTQPEHIRRLRAVVGYDRRPTPRTIEHIPSVSSGIRAVALRQEPAPLMIGERVNTLGSRKVKRLLLNDDYDGVVEIAREQADSGAHVLDVGVAMTERADEKEQMVRLVKKLTMNIELPLVIDSTEAEVQEAALAIYPGRAIVNSVSLEGGRGQKIDRVLPLVARYGAAVIAMTIDEEGMAHTAAKKLEVAQRIAQIAREEYGLPHEALIFDVLTFPITTGQEELRRAAIETLEGIRLVKQHIPGCFTTLGVSNLSFGVAPHARGALNSVFLYHAVQAGLDSAIINPAHVTPYADIPPEQRAVCEDLIFDRREDALARFIQFFEQTAAEEKEERADPTAGLSVDQRIHWKIVHRKKEGIEADIDAALDQRLAQRGLRLGDEAARASDPASGATPQGAAAVDVLNQVLLPAMKEVGDKFGAGELILPFVLQSAEVMKKAVAHLERYLDRQEGTTKGKVVLATVYGDVHDIGKNLVHTILANNGYTVYDLGKQVPINVIIDKAVEVGADAIGLSALLVSTSKQMPLCVQELHRRGLQFPVLVGGAAINEQYGQRILFVDDGQPYAPGVFYCKDAFAGLETVDKLVDPAQRERFVAETIARARAALTQPERGRMVLEKLGQERQPTLRRSPKVRDELDIPTPPFWGARVTHRIRLADVWACLDLNTLFRLQWGAKNAKGAAYQRLIEEEFMPRLRELQRDAEEHGWLQPAAVYGYFPAQADGNDLIVYDPALWAGAQGRVEPRYLRELARFHFPRQPERDRLCLADYFAPVESGRMDVVALQVVTMGRVATEYVDALQAAGDYSRAYFVHGLGVTAAEALAEHMNRVIRKSLGLPDTRGKRYSWGYPAIPNLEQHALVWQLLPAEQIGCTLTESFQIVPEQSTAAIVVHHPQAVYFSIGGSARERAEQDVAEVTG, encoded by the coding sequence ATGACACACACCAAGGATTCGCCCTACCTGGCAGCGCTGGCCGAGCGTGTCTTGATCTACGATGGCGCCATGGGCACCAGCCTGGATCGCTACCCGCTGACGGTCGCCGATTTTGGTGGCGAACAGTACCATGGCAACCGCGACTACCTGGCCTGGACGCGGCCCGACATCATCCAAGCGATCCATCGCTCGTTCATGGAAGCAGGCGCGGATGTGCTGGAGACCAATACCTTCCAGTCCACGCGCCTGCGCCTGGCCGAGTGGGGCCTGGCCGAACGTACGCACGAGCTGAACCGCAACGCTGCGTGCATCGCCCGTGCCGTGGCCGATGAGTATGCCGCGCGTGATGGCCGTCCGCGCTTTGTGGCCGGTTCGATGGGACCGACCGGCAAGCTGCCCTCGTCGGACGATGCCTCGCTCTCCGATGTCACCTTCGACGAGCTGGCCGAGACCTACCGCGAGCAGGCGGTGGCGCTGATCGAGGGCGGCGTGGATGTGCTGCTGGTCGAGACCAGCTTCGATATCCTGGAGGTCAAGGCCGCGCTCGACGGCATCCGCCAGGCGCGGGCCCAGACCGGGCGCTGGGATGTGGCGGTGCAGGCGCAGGTGGTGCTGCTGCCGGAGACCGGGCGCATGTTGCTGGGCACCGATATTGCGGCGGTGATTGCCACACTGGAAGCGATGCCGGTGGATGTGATCGGCCTCAACTGTTCGACCGGGCCGGAGCACATGCGCGATGCGATCCGCTACCTGACGCAGCATTCGCGCTTGCCGATCTCGTGCATTCCCAATGCCGGTCTACCCACCGAGGTCGATGGCGAAACGGTCTATCCCCTTGATCCCGAGACCTTTGCGCGCATTCTGGGCGAGTTCGTCGCCGAGTACGGTGTCAACGTGGTGGGCGGCTGTTGTGGCACGCAGCCCGAACATATTCGCCGCCTGCGCGCGGTGGTGGGCTACGATCGACGGCCAACCCCACGCACGATCGAGCATATTCCCAGCGTCTCGTCCGGCATTCGTGCCGTGGCGTTGCGCCAGGAGCCCGCGCCGTTGATGATCGGCGAGCGCGTCAACACGCTCGGCTCGCGCAAAGTCAAACGCCTGCTGCTCAACGATGACTATGACGGCGTGGTGGAGATCGCGCGCGAACAGGCCGATAGCGGGGCGCACGTGCTGGACGTGGGCGTGGCCATGACCGAGCGCGCCGACGAGAAGGAGCAGATGGTTCGGCTGGTCAAAAAGCTGACCATGAACATCGAACTGCCGCTGGTGATCGACTCGACCGAAGCCGAGGTGCAGGAGGCCGCGCTGGCGATCTACCCGGGGCGTGCGATCGTCAACTCGGTCTCGCTCGAAGGCGGACGCGGCCAGAAGATCGATCGCGTCCTGCCGCTGGTGGCGCGCTACGGCGCGGCGGTGATCGCCATGACCATCGACGAGGAGGGCATGGCGCATACCGCGGCCAAGAAGCTGGAGGTGGCGCAGCGTATCGCGCAGATCGCGCGCGAGGAGTATGGGCTGCCCCACGAGGCGCTGATCTTCGACGTGCTGACTTTTCCGATCACCACCGGCCAGGAGGAGCTGCGCCGCGCCGCGATCGAAACGCTGGAGGGTATTCGCCTGGTCAAGCAGCACATTCCGGGCTGCTTCACCACGCTGGGCGTTTCCAATCTGAGCTTCGGCGTCGCGCCCCATGCGCGCGGCGCGCTCAACTCGGTCTTTCTGTACCATGCCGTGCAGGCCGGCCTCGACTCGGCGATCATCAATCCGGCGCATGTCACGCCCTACGCCGATATTCCGCCGGAGCAGCGCGCGGTGTGCGAGGATCTGATCTTTGACCGGCGCGAGGATGCGCTGGCGCGCTTCATCCAGTTCTTCGAGCAGACCGCCGCGGAGGAGAAGGAGGAGCGCGCCGATCCCACCGCCGGCCTGAGCGTCGATCAGCGCATCCACTGGAAGATCGTCCACCGCAAAAAGGAGGGCATCGAGGCCGACATCGATGCCGCGCTGGATCAACGGCTTGCCCAACGCGGTCTGCGCCTGGGCGACGAGGCGGCGCGCGCGTCCGACCCGGCGAGTGGTGCGACGCCCCAGGGCGCGGCGGCGGTGGACGTGCTCAACCAGGTGCTGCTGCCGGCAATGAAAGAGGTAGGCGATAAGTTCGGCGCCGGCGAGCTGATCCTGCCCTTTGTGCTGCAGTCCGCCGAGGTGATGAAGAAAGCCGTGGCCCATCTGGAGCGCTACCTGGATCGCCAGGAAGGAACGACCAAGGGCAAGGTGGTGCTGGCGACGGTCTATGGCGACGTGCACGACATCGGCAAGAACCTGGTGCATACCATTCTGGCCAACAACGGCTACACCGTGTACGATCTGGGCAAGCAGGTGCCGATCAACGTGATCATCGACAAGGCGGTCGAGGTCGGCGCGGATGCGATCGGGCTGAGCGCGCTGCTGGTGAGCACCTCCAAGCAGATGCCGTTGTGCGTGCAGGAGCTGCATCGCCGTGGCCTGCAGTTTCCGGTGCTGGTCGGCGGCGCGGCGATCAACGAGCAGTACGGCCAGCGCATCCTGTTCGTGGACGATGGCCAGCCCTACGCGCCGGGCGTGTTTTACTGCAAGGATGCTTTTGCCGGCCTGGAGACGGTTGATAAGCTGGTCGATCCCGCGCAGCGCGAGCGCTTCGTGGCCGAGACGATCGCGCGGGCGCGCGCCGCGCTGACGCAGCCCGAGCGTGGCCGCATGGTGCTGGAGAAGCTGGGGCAGGAGCGCCAACCCACGCTGCGTCGCTCGCCCAAGGTGCGCGACGAGCTGGATATTCCTACGCCGCCGTTCTGGGGTGCGCGCGTCACGCACCGCATTCGTCTGGCGGATGTGTGGGCCTGTCTCGATCTCAACACGCTCTTCCGTCTGCAGTGGGGCGCCAAGAACGCCAAGGGCGCAGCCTACCAGCGGCTGATCGAAGAGGAGTTCATGCCGCGCCTGCGCGAGCTGCAGCGCGACGCCGAGGAGCATGGTTGGCTGCAACCGGCGGCGGTCTATGGCTACTTCCCGGCGCAGGCCGACGGCAACGATCTGATCGTTTATGATCCGGCGCTGTGGGCCGGCGCGCAGGGCCGCGTGGAGCCGCGCTACCTGCGCGAGCTGGCGCGCTTCCACTTCCCGCGCCAGCCGGAGCGCGACCGTCTCTGCCTGGCAGATTACTTCGCGCCGGTGGAGAGCGGACGCATGGATGTGGTCGCGCTGCAGGTGGTGACCATGGGCCGCGTGGCGACCGAGTACGTGGATGCGCTGCAGGCCGCCGGCGACTACAGCCGCGCCTACTTCGTGCATGGCCTGGGCGTGACCGCCGCCGAAGCGCTGGCCGAGCACATGAACCGCGTGATCCGCAAGAGTCTGGGGCTGCCCGACACGCGCGGCAAGCGCTACTCGTGGGGCTATCCGGCGATCCCCAACTTGGAGCAGCATGCGCTGGTGTGGCAGCTCCTGCCCGCGGAGCAGATCGGCTGCACGCTGACCGAGTCGTTCCAGATCGTGCCGGAGCAGAGCACCGCCGCGATTGTGGTGCACCATCCGCAGGCGGTCTACTTCTCGATCGGCGGCAGCGCTCGCGAGCGTGCCGAGCAGGACGTGGCCGAGGTGACGGGATAA
- the cysS gene encoding cysteine--tRNA ligase, with translation MRLYNTLSRRVEDLTFPTGVVRMYVCGITPYDTSHLGHARVGVVYDTLVRYLRSQGLEVRYVQNVTDVDDPLFERARRDGVDWRDLAEQQTRRYLESMARLNVAPPTYYVRASSVIPQMIRVIERLIALGHAYVRNGAVYYRIATQPDFGAIAHADRATLLRMANEMGNHPDDPNKLDPLDFVLWQPSAPDEPAWESPWGPGRPGWHIECSTMATEYLGPQVDIHGGGADLIFPHHACEIAQAEPVTGVRPFVRCWMHTGLVSLGGIKMSKSLGNMVFVDDVLRRYSPAALRLAILSYPYRQDFEYSEDVVRRAEAQVSRVRDVLAAQGQQPLDAAPYQARFLAALEEDFQTPTAIAVLLELADALHEADGGSPEARQQVRTMLDVLGLQI, from the coding sequence ATGCGTCTCTATAACACGCTCAGCCGGCGGGTCGAAGACCTGACCTTTCCCACCGGCGTCGTTCGCATGTACGTTTGTGGCATCACGCCCTACGATACCAGCCACCTGGGTCATGCGCGCGTTGGCGTCGTCTATGACACGCTGGTGCGCTACCTGCGCAGCCAGGGCCTCGAGGTGCGCTATGTCCAGAACGTGACCGATGTTGACGATCCGTTGTTTGAGCGCGCGCGCCGCGACGGGGTGGACTGGCGCGACCTGGCCGAGCAGCAGACGCGCCGCTACCTCGAGTCCATGGCGCGGCTCAACGTGGCGCCGCCCACGTACTACGTGCGCGCCAGCAGTGTGATTCCGCAGATGATCCGCGTGATCGAGCGACTGATCGCGCTGGGCCATGCCTACGTGCGCAACGGTGCGGTGTACTATCGCATCGCCACCCAGCCCGATTTTGGCGCGATCGCCCATGCCGACCGCGCAACCTTGTTGCGCATGGCCAACGAGATGGGCAACCATCCCGACGATCCCAATAAGCTCGATCCGCTCGATTTTGTGCTGTGGCAGCCCTCGGCGCCGGATGAACCGGCCTGGGAGAGCCCCTGGGGGCCTGGTCGTCCCGGCTGGCATATCGAATGCTCAACCATGGCCACCGAGTATCTGGGGCCGCAGGTAGACATTCATGGCGGTGGCGCGGACCTGATCTTTCCACACCATGCCTGCGAGATCGCCCAGGCCGAGCCGGTGACGGGCGTACGGCCCTTTGTGCGCTGCTGGATGCACACCGGCCTGGTGTCGTTGGGCGGCATCAAAATGTCCAAATCCCTGGGTAACATGGTCTTCGTCGATGACGTGCTGCGCCGGTACTCGCCGGCGGCGTTGCGCCTGGCGATCCTGAGCTACCCCTACCGCCAGGACTTCGAGTACAGCGAAGATGTGGTACGTCGCGCTGAAGCTCAGGTGAGCCGCGTGCGCGACGTCCTGGCAGCGCAGGGCCAGCAGCCGTTGGATGCCGCTCCCTACCAGGCGCGTTTCCTGGCAGCACTGGAGGAGGATTTTCAGACACCGACCGCGATCGCCGTGCTGTTGGAGCTGGCCGATGCCCTGCATGAGGCCGACGGCGGCAGCCCTGAGGCGCGCCAGCAGGTGCGCACCATGCTGGATGTGCTCGGATTGCAAATCTAA
- a CDS encoding lysylphosphatidylglycerol synthase transmembrane domain-containing protein, producing the protein MILAAAPGAAIFTKEGCALRSWKFWLGVLISAVFVWLTARGLEWHAFTAALRDARYGWLVPAIGIYFVAVLARTWRWQRMLRPMQPIALHRLFPLVVIGYTGNNIFPARAGEVLRSYLLRRQAGISVSASLATVALERLFDGLMLCVFALAMLPFLPLPVIYERIALLAGGAFLMALLILLLLATQPTRAEALTTRLIGLVTPSRLRDRVTRLAARFLSGLHVLRSPRDLAVLAGSSALAWLAEVGTYWFTARAFAQLDVSFATLLLMAAVVNLATMIPSAPGYVGTFDKPGIEVLKAFGHPTNLAAAFTVVLHVVLWLPITLLGLLLLLRSSLGRRALDVVAHAPDTSALATPSERRDWEALHPKP; encoded by the coding sequence ATGATCCTGGCGGCAGCGCCCGGCGCTGCCATCTTCACGAAGGAAGGCTGCGCGTTGCGCTCGTGGAAGTTTTGGCTCGGCGTGCTGATCAGCGCCGTTTTCGTCTGGCTCACCGCACGGGGCCTGGAATGGCACGCGTTTACGGCAGCATTGCGCGACGCGCGCTACGGCTGGCTCGTGCCGGCGATCGGCATCTATTTCGTCGCCGTGCTGGCGCGCACCTGGCGCTGGCAGCGCATGCTGCGCCCGATGCAGCCGATCGCCCTGCACCGGCTCTTTCCGCTGGTGGTGATCGGCTATACCGGCAACAACATCTTTCCGGCGCGCGCCGGCGAAGTGCTGCGTTCGTATCTGCTGCGGCGGCAGGCGGGCATCAGCGTATCGGCATCACTGGCGACCGTGGCGCTGGAACGGCTCTTCGATGGCTTGATGCTGTGCGTCTTTGCGCTGGCAATGCTGCCGTTTTTGCCACTGCCGGTGATCTATGAGCGCATCGCGCTGCTGGCCGGTGGCGCGTTTCTGATGGCGTTGCTGATCCTGCTGCTGCTGGCCACCCAGCCGACACGCGCCGAGGCGCTGACGACGCGCCTGATCGGGCTGGTCACACCGTCGCGCCTGCGCGATCGCGTGACGCGGCTGGCGGCGCGCTTTCTGAGCGGGCTGCACGTGCTGCGCTCGCCGCGCGATCTGGCCGTGCTGGCGGGCTCGTCGGCGCTGGCCTGGTTGGCCGAGGTGGGCACCTACTGGTTCACGGCGCGCGCCTTTGCGCAGCTCGATGTGTCGTTCGCCACACTGCTGCTGATGGCCGCCGTCGTCAACCTGGCGACGATGATCCCCTCGGCGCCGGGCTACGTCGGCACCTTCGACAAACCCGGCATCGAGGTACTCAAAGCCTTCGGCCACCCGACCAATCTGGCGGCAGCCTTCACTGTGGTGCTGCACGTCGTGCTCTGGCTACCGATCACGCTGCTGGGCCTGCTGCTGCTGCTGCGCAGCAGTCTGGGCCGCCGCGCGCTCGATGTCGTCGCCCATGCACCCGACACCAGCGCGCTCGCCACGCCGTCCGAACGGCGCGACTGGGAAGCACTGCACCCAAAACCATGA
- a CDS encoding class I SAM-dependent methyltransferase: protein MQDDYTRDAELYDIVYADYDEDIAFYVEEARQAAGPCLELGCGTGRILIPSAQAGATMVGLDASPSMLHRARQKVAALPPEVQARITLVQGDMRAFDLQQQFALITIPFRAFLHLLQVSDQIVALHTIRRHLHPDGRLILNFFDPSLEYIVAHSGPIGGALHTTGESFVDPRSGHLLIEWATVHYQRELQRIEQSFIYDEVDAQGRVVGRLYRQLRLRYIFRWEFEHLLARCGFEVAALYGSFDRRPYLQAGSELIWVARPSRNAAPA from the coding sequence ATGCAGGACGACTACACGCGCGATGCCGAGCTGTACGACATTGTGTACGCCGACTACGACGAGGACATTGCTTTCTATGTCGAGGAGGCGCGCCAGGCGGCGGGCCCCTGCCTGGAGCTGGGCTGCGGCACCGGTCGCATTCTGATCCCGTCGGCCCAGGCCGGCGCGACGATGGTCGGCCTGGATGCGTCGCCGTCGATGCTGCACCGCGCGCGCCAGAAGGTCGCCGCGCTGCCGCCCGAGGTTCAGGCGCGTATCACGCTGGTGCAGGGCGATATGCGCGCCTTCGATCTGCAGCAGCAGTTCGCCCTCATTACCATTCCGTTCCGCGCCTTTCTCCACCTGCTGCAGGTCAGTGATCAGATCGTGGCGCTGCATACCATCCGCCGCCATTTGCACCCTGATGGACGCTTGATTCTGAACTTCTTCGATCCCTCGCTAGAGTATATCGTGGCCCATAGCGGGCCGATCGGCGGTGCACTGCACACCACCGGCGAGTCGTTCGTCGATCCGCGCAGCGGCCATCTGTTGATCGAGTGGGCGACCGTGCACTACCAGCGCGAACTACAACGCATTGAGCAGTCGTTTATCTATGATGAGGTCGATGCGCAGGGCCGGGTGGTGGGACGGCTCTACCGCCAGCTACGCCTGCGCTATATCTTCCGCTGGGAGTTCGAGCACCTGCTGGCGCGCTGCGGCTTTGAGGTCGCAGCGCTCTACGGCAGCTTCGACCGCCGACCCTACCTGCAGGCCGGTAGCGAACTGATCTGGGTGGCGCGGCCCAGCCGCAACGCAGCTCCGGCGTGA
- a CDS encoding alpha/beta hydrolase produces MSSRIEVFTITSQVLADNPLGDPAVRRLPVYLPPGYDDTQRRYPVIWMLAGFTGRGQMLLNDNLWTPTIQQQLDALIAAGMPPVIMALPDCTTRYGGSQYINSAATGRYADHLIEELVPLVDAHLRTLPAARHRAVMGKSSGGYGALVHAMRRPDVFSAVACHSGDMYFEYCYQPDFPKFLNRIARNNNDPAAFFEEFLARKKKSGADFAALNVLAMAACYSPNPAAPGLPIDFPFDLRTGELRPEVWTRWLEHDPVRLVERYADNLRRLRLIFFDCGTRDEYHLHYGARILAERLRALGIAFEHEEFDDDHRGTWYRYDVSLPKLAAAISPEGAEQ; encoded by the coding sequence ATGTCCAGCCGTATTGAGGTCTTCACCATCACCAGCCAGGTGCTCGCCGACAACCCGCTCGGCGATCCCGCGGTGCGCCGCCTGCCGGTGTATCTGCCGCCGGGCTACGACGATACGCAGCGACGCTACCCGGTGATCTGGATGCTGGCCGGCTTCACCGGACGCGGCCAGATGCTGCTCAACGACAACCTGTGGACGCCCACGATCCAGCAGCAGCTCGACGCGCTGATCGCCGCCGGCATGCCGCCGGTGATCATGGCCCTGCCGGACTGCACCACACGCTACGGCGGCTCACAGTACATCAACTCCGCCGCCACCGGTCGTTACGCCGATCACCTGATCGAGGAGCTGGTGCCGCTGGTGGATGCCCACCTACGCACGCTGCCCGCAGCCCGTCACCGCGCGGTGATGGGCAAATCCAGCGGCGGCTACGGCGCGCTGGTGCACGCCATGCGCCGGCCCGATGTCTTCAGCGCGGTGGCCTGTCACAGCGGCGATATGTACTTCGAGTACTGCTACCAGCCCGATTTTCCCAAGTTTCTCAACCGCATCGCGCGCAACAACAACGATCCGGCGGCCTTTTTCGAGGAATTTCTGGCCCGCAAGAAAAAGAGCGGCGCGGACTTCGCCGCGCTCAACGTGCTGGCGATGGCCGCCTGCTACTCGCCCAACCCGGCAGCGCCCGGCCTGCCGATCGACTTCCCCTTCGATCTACGCACCGGCGAGCTGCGGCCGGAGGTCTGGACGCGCTGGCTGGAGCACGATCCGGTCAGGCTGGTGGAGCGCTACGCCGACAACCTGCGCCGGCTGCGGCTGATCTTCTTCGACTGCGGCACGCGCGACGAGTACCACCTGCACTACGGCGCGCGCATTCTGGCCGAGCGTCTGCGCGCCCTGGGCATCGCCTTCGAGCACGAAGAGTTCGACGACGATCACCGCGGGACCTGGTACCGCTACGATGTGTCGCTGCCCAAACTCGCGGCGGCGATCAGCCCGGAGGGAGCCGAGCAATGA
- a CDS encoding peroxiredoxin family protein — MSIEPVLAPHKVVPLFTLPDKHGQPQNLARQRGREHWALLILGPDLDPRPYLERLAGEIGAWRGMPARGIVVVPDAEQAGALSGLPFSVLIDADERVRRRFLPPEARAGVFVLDRYGTLYHQWLVGNAAELPAPGEISAWLDAISMQCSV; from the coding sequence ATGAGCATCGAACCGGTTCTGGCGCCGCACAAGGTCGTGCCCCTGTTTACGCTGCCGGACAAGCACGGTCAGCCCCAGAACCTAGCCCGGCAGCGCGGGCGCGAGCACTGGGCGCTGCTGATCCTCGGGCCCGATCTCGATCCACGGCCCTACCTCGAACGGCTGGCCGGAGAGATCGGCGCCTGGCGTGGCATGCCGGCGCGCGGCATCGTGGTCGTGCCCGACGCGGAGCAGGCCGGCGCGCTGAGCGGGCTGCCCTTCAGCGTGCTGATCGACGCCGACGAGCGGGTGCGCCGGCGCTTCCTGCCGCCCGAAGCGCGCGCCGGCGTGTTTGTGCTTGATCGCTACGGCACGCTCTACCATCAATGGTTGGTCGGCAACGCTGCGGAGCTGCCCGCGCCCGGCGAGATCAGCGCGTGGCTCGATGCAATCTCCATGCAGTGTAGCGTCTAG
- a CDS encoding NUDIX hydrolase N-terminal domain-containing protein — MTTRDFGQDLRLWADELRAIASEGLYWSGADAYQRRRFERVRRIAAELWALQATDEVGAIETCFRAEQPHVAPEPCGDAAIFNAQGEILLIRRRDDGLWAMPGGGFEVGETPAEAACREALEETGLAVEPLALVGVYDSRRCGSRTARHLYQFVFLCRPRDVTAQPTLSNETLDVGWFGEDSLPPLSPGHAPRIRDAFRCWRGEQCAAVFDRPEQ; from the coding sequence ATGACGACGCGTGATTTCGGTCAAGATCTGCGCCTGTGGGCCGATGAGCTGCGCGCCATCGCCAGTGAGGGGCTGTACTGGTCGGGCGCGGACGCCTACCAACGCCGCCGCTTCGAGCGCGTGCGGCGCATCGCCGCCGAACTCTGGGCGCTCCAGGCTACGGACGAGGTGGGCGCGATCGAGACGTGCTTCCGCGCCGAGCAGCCGCATGTCGCGCCGGAGCCGTGCGGCGACGCCGCGATCTTCAACGCGCAGGGCGAGATCCTGCTGATTCGGCGGCGCGACGATGGGCTGTGGGCCATGCCGGGCGGCGGCTTCGAGGTCGGCGAAACGCCTGCCGAGGCGGCCTGCCGCGAGGCTCTGGAGGAGACCGGGTTGGCGGTCGAGCCGCTGGCCCTGGTAGGTGTCTATGATTCACGCCGCTGTGGCAGCCGCACGGCGCGCCATCTCTATCAGTTTGTCTTCCTGTGCCGCCCGCGCGACGTGACGGCGCAGCCCACGCTGAGCAACGAAACGCTGGATGTCGGCTGGTTTGGCGAGGATTCCCTGCCGCCGCTGTCGCCCGGCCACGCGCCGCGCATCCGCGATGCGTTCCGTTGCTGGCGCGGTGAGCAGTGCGCCGCCGTGTTTGATCGACCGGAGCAGTGA
- a CDS encoding NAD(P)/FAD-dependent oxidoreductase codes for MKIGIIGGGFAGLTAAHELLKAGHRVTVFEAAPQVGGLASGFRAPGWEWALERFYHHIFTTDKAIIALAAEIGARDLIFFNRQTTAFFCPEHGSHPVTALGLLRYPHLPLLDRIRFGLSGLELKLRNDWQRLERETAARHLQRWAGRRAYAQLWQPLLDGKFGPYANEINAAWFWARAKTRSFKLGYFRGGFQAFADALAAHVTRQGGTLLTNTPVQQLSRAEDGWRIVTADASHAYDRVIVAAAPGLLARLAPELPPDYVAGLRRLRSIGAVVLVAALDRPLLRRGEYWLNIPKGTLPFLALVEHTNMIDARHYGGDRLIYCGDYVPADHPAFTQPPEQVIDGWLSALPLANPAFERGWVRHTWLFREPYAQPIVPVNHGRDVPALRTPLAGLYWASMSHVYPWDRGTNFAVELGRRVAQALLADSAQPIGTGAHPADH; via the coding sequence ATGAAGATCGGCATCATTGGAGGCGGCTTCGCCGGCCTGACCGCCGCCCACGAACTGCTCAAGGCCGGCCATCGGGTAACGGTCTTCGAGGCCGCGCCGCAGGTGGGTGGCCTAGCTTCCGGCTTTCGGGCGCCCGGCTGGGAGTGGGCGCTGGAGCGCTTCTACCACCACATCTTCACCACCGACAAGGCGATCATCGCGCTGGCTGCCGAGATCGGCGCGCGCGATCTGATCTTCTTCAACCGGCAGACCACCGCTTTTTTCTGCCCCGAACACGGCTCGCACCCGGTCACCGCGCTGGGGCTGTTGCGTTACCCACATCTGCCGCTGCTCGACCGGATTCGCTTCGGCCTGAGCGGGCTGGAGCTCAAGCTGCGCAACGACTGGCAACGCCTGGAGCGCGAGACCGCTGCCCGCCACCTGCAACGCTGGGCCGGTCGGCGCGCCTATGCGCAGCTCTGGCAACCGCTGCTGGACGGCAAATTCGGGCCCTACGCCAACGAGATCAACGCCGCCTGGTTCTGGGCGCGCGCCAAAACCCGCTCCTTCAAACTGGGCTACTTCCGCGGCGGCTTTCAGGCCTTTGCCGATGCCCTGGCCGCCCATGTCACGCGCCAGGGCGGCACGCTGCTGACCAACACGCCCGTGCAACAGCTCAGCAGGGCAGAGGATGGCTGGCGCATCGTCACCGCAGACGCAAGCCATGCCTACGATCGGGTGATCGTTGCGGCAGCGCCTGGTCTGCTGGCGCGCCTGGCGCCGGAGCTGCCGCCGGACTACGTTGCAGGCTTGCGCCGGCTGCGCTCGATCGGCGCGGTGGTGCTGGTGGCGGCGCTGGATCGGCCGTTGCTCAGGCGCGGCGAGTACTGGCTCAACATCCCCAAGGGCACGCTGCCGTTTTTGGCGCTGGTAGAGCACACCAACATGATCGACGCGCGGCACTACGGCGGCGACCGGCTGATCTACTGCGGCGACTACGTGCCCGCCGATCATCCCGCCTTCACGCAACCGCCGGAGCAGGTGATCGATGGCTGGCTATCCGCGCTGCCGCTGGCCAATCCCGCCTTCGAGCGCGGCTGGGTGCGCCACACCTGGCTCTTCCGCGAGCCCTATGCCCAACCGATCGTGCCGGTCAACCATGGGCGTGATGTGCCCGCGCTGCGCACGCCGCTGGCCGGTCTCTACTGGGCTAGCATGAGCCATGTCTATCCTTGGGATCGCGGCACCAACTTCGCCGTCGAGCTGGGCCGGCGCGTCGCCCAGGCGCTGCTGGCCGACAGCGCCCAGCCGATCGGCACTGGGGCCCACCCCGCCGACCACTGA